The genomic stretch TACTGGACTGGACTCTTTCTTTAGTTTGGGATCGGGTGTTGGGGAAACTTCGGATCGCGAGGCCGATCCGATCGCGTTTGTCGAAGTCGCGGCTGTCGTTTCGAAAGATGTGAGATGCGCGCGGTATGGATGAGTTTGAGCTAAAATTTTTGGTAGCTTTGGGGAGACGTATGCTCTAGCGTAACGCACATGTTAAAAAGGGTAGCTAGAGCTTGACTTGTATCCCAAATGTCTGATTAGTGCGTGTTAAAAGAATGGCTGAAGACAAATTACCTCGACACGAGGAATGCTGTTTGAGGAATCCAAAAAAACCATGGTTTTCATGGTTAAGAATGTGAGTTGGACTAATTCCAGAACTGCACACTACTTATCTGCTATGCTGGAAGCGCTTGTAGTGAAGAAttgtttttggaaaaaagatGAATTCGCTTCCTAAACTATTTTATTATGGTCTGTGGTGCAAGCCTATTTATGGTCTGGTCTAGTTCTTGCGTAACCATGAGCCACCATTTGCTTCCGTTGATTGTTCACTCTTTTGTTTGAGACCCATCTACCTCTTATAGCAATTGGAATTCTATGGGGTGGCTAGATATAGAAGGATTATTGTTGTCTCATGGCAGGAAAAGGTTGGATTAGGCTCATCCACAGCCGACTCTGGAAAGGGGAAGAGTAAGATGTCGAAGCACATTACACATGGTTTTCACCTGGTGAAGGGGAAGTCATACCATGACATGGAAGATTATGCAGTTGCAGAGTTTAAGCAAGTTGACGATCATGAACTTGGTTTATTTGCGATATTTGACGGCCATTTGAGTAGTGAAGTACCTGATTATCTCCGGACGCATCTGTTTGACAACATCATAAATGAGGTTAGGATGCTTTTTTGGTTTAACAGAAGATGCATCTTTATTAGCATATTCTCTATTTTTCCACAATAAGGTCCATCATTACAGAGAAACTGTTTCTTGTTACACTAAGAAAAATGTGGACTTAGATGTGGAATATCGATCTGAATTTGGCTAGATTCCACTAATCGAATTACAAATATACTGAATGATTTGACTGTCATTTATTCCCAGGTGgttctttattttcaaaaaacttgcCTTCAAAATTTAACTTCTGTGTGTTATGAAGAGATTTGACGCTTTTTTTTATCCCCGGTTTCTTGCAATAGCCTAACTTCTGGACGGAGCCAGAGAAAGCAATCAGGAGGGCATATCGCGTAACCGATAGTAATATCCTAGAAAAAGCAGCTCAATTGGGTAAAGGGGGCTCAACTGCAGTTACAGCAATTCTAATTAACTGTCGCAAGCTAGTAGTGGCGAATGTTGGGGATTCCAGGGCAGTCATCTGCAaaaatggtgttgccaaacAATTGTCGGTTGATCACCAACCAAacacagaaagagagagaattgagaatAGAGGTGGTTTTGTATCAAACTTTCCAGGTATTGACCCTTCCACATGAGGCTTAACCGTTCGAGGCTGATCAAGTCTTGAGATCTCGCCAAGTTTAGAAAAGGAAGTGCCTTAGATTTTGTGACTATGTCTTGTTGATAATTTTCAGGAGACGTTCCTCGTGTTGATGGGCAGTTAGCTGTGGCAAGGGCCTTTGGTGACAAAAGCTTGAAGGAACATCTCAGCTCTGAACCTGACGTGACAGTCGAGGAGATTGATGATGCCACCGAGTTCATCATCTTGGCAAGTGATGGACTATGGACGGTTAGGGCCTGCCTATGTCTGTAAATAAGTTTCTCTGTTATATTTAGATTGAGCATTTTTCCGAAATGCGCGGTGAAAGAGAAGCCTTGTCATTAAGCCTTGTCGTTAAATTGCCTTTTGCCTATACGACGATCAGTCTGAAATTCCTGTTCAAATGATGCCAGGTAATGTCAAACCAGGAAGCAGCTGACTCTATAAGAAACACAAAGGATGCTCGGTTGGCGGCGAAGCACTTAACTGAAGAGGCACTGAGTAGGAATAGCAAAGACGACATATCCTGCATAGTTGTGAGATTTCACTAGTTTGCAGTTTTTACTTTTGGGTGTTCTCTTTTCATGTGGTTGGTAAACCTGTGGTTACATCTTTTGCTTGTTTATTCAGAGTGATTATCAAAGTCTGCTGTACACTTCATGTGCAATAAATTGCATAACCAGATTGTGTTGATGTACTATGTTGCCATCAAATCAAGGATTTGTGTCTCTACATTTTGTCAGTAATGAAGTGCATCAAGATTCAAGATCGAGTAAATAACCAAACAGGTCACTTATGTGATTTATCCAAGAGATAACTCAGATTATAAAATGCTGATACAATAGGTAGCCGATTCACGGGCAGTACCTAACCCAGAGAACAGTCCATCGTCGCCAGTGGTGCTTCACAATGGTCACTTTATTTATATAGCCTAGGCATTGCCTTCAGCACAGATAGTTATGGTGATAGCAGTCTTAGGGTGACAGAAGAGAGGGAGCATGTAAACGATGGAAATTGAAGCCTCATCTTATGTGGAAGTGTTCGAAAGTTGAATTTCCTTGGATGGcagttcctcttcctctttcatcAGCCGGTCTGCACTGATTTTCCTTCAACTGAGGACCAGACATTCTACGACTCGAGCCGCCTTCTCCATAGTACTCGCAAGAGCTCTTCCTGCGCCGCTCGTTATGTCCGGCCAGACGCCTGCGGCAACTCCTCTTGGATTCATCAAACTCCAGTAGCTCATGGAACCTGCATCATTCCCCATGCATATTTGAAATGGTGAAGTAAATAGACtgaaattttgattgtacatatgAGAGGATTTAGTTATTTTAAGGTTGAACTATCCTTGACAGACCTACTGCATTGTTGACAGAACCTCTGACGCAGTCCGGCCACCATCACCACCGCCGCTTTTGCATGGACTTCACACACCTTATGGCGCCGATGGTAGCGCTTCGCGTCAGTCAGGTTGGTCCCGCACCTCTCGGCCTGGCAACAGGGCGGGGATGCCTCGCGAGAACCAGTTGACACCTTTTTCCCATATggaaccttcttcttcttctcatcatTGGGTAAAAAAGGCTCACCTTCATTGTTTCCTTGTCCCTCTTCTTCATCTA from Rhodamnia argentea isolate NSW1041297 chromosome 2, ASM2092103v1, whole genome shotgun sequence encodes the following:
- the LOC115754752 gene encoding probable protein phosphatase 2C 39 isoform X1; this encodes MSRREILHKMKEKVGLGSSTADSGKGKSKMSKHITHGFHLVKGKSYHDMEDYAVAEFKQVDDHELGLFAIFDGHLSSEVPDYLRTHLFDNIINEPNFWTEPEKAIRRAYRVTDSNILEKAAQLGKGGSTAVTAILINCRKLVVANVGDSRAVICKNGVAKQLSVDHQPNTERERIENRGGFVSNFPGDVPRVDGQLAVARAFGDKSLKEHLSSEPDVTVEEIDDATEFIILASDGLWTVMSNQEAADSIRNTKDARLAAKHLTEEALSRNSKDDISCIVVRFH
- the LOC115754752 gene encoding probable protein phosphatase 2C 39 isoform X2; this translates as MSRREILHKMKEKVGLGSSTADSGKGKSKMSKHITHGFHLVKGKSYHDMEDYAVAEFKQVDDHELGLFAIFDGHLSSEVPDYLRTHLFDNIINEPNFWTEPEKAIRRAYRVTDSNILEKAAQLGKGGSTAVTAILINCRKLVVANVGDSRAVICKNGVAKQLSVDHQPNTERERIENRGGFVSNFPGDVPRVDGQLAVARAFGDKSLKEHLSSEPDVTVEEIDDATEFIILASDGLWTVRACLCL
- the LOC115754758 gene encoding squamosa promoter-binding protein 1, which gives rise to MINSKRLEGKKTLEDVIEDDMDDDVDEEEGQGNNEGEPFLPNDEKKKKVPYGKKVSTGSREASPPCCQAERCGTNLTDAKRYHRRHKVCEVHAKAAVVMVAGLRQRFCQQCSRFHELLEFDESKRSCRRRLAGHNERRRKSSCEYYGEGGSSRRMSGPQLKENQCRPADERGRGTAIQGNSTFEHFHIR